Proteins co-encoded in one Aerococcaceae bacterium DSM 111021 genomic window:
- a CDS encoding ECF transporter S component, with protein MQNRTRVRTMILLAILGAWAVILRFFDFPILPVAPFLKVDFSDLAVLVGMLVNGPVGIITVAFIRDLINYILQGGEAGFPIGAVMSFTASVVMFVPTHYILNSLQNVNWRVKEVLMSLTLIVGLVVSMSLINYFVALPIYTTVLNFPIDDYFGYVLAVVAPFNLIKGIFLSVGQILVLKMVPKLLIKRNTIYPAYNSLKLN; from the coding sequence ATGCAAAACAGAACACGGGTTAGAACAATGATATTGTTGGCTATATTAGGAGCATGGGCAGTTATATTGAGGTTTTTTGATTTTCCAATTTTACCAGTAGCACCATTTTTAAAAGTTGATTTTAGTGATTTGGCTGTATTAGTGGGGATGCTCGTAAATGGACCAGTAGGAATCATTACTGTAGCGTTTATACGTGATCTTATTAACTATATTCTTCAAGGTGGGGAAGCAGGATTTCCGATTGGCGCTGTTATGAGTTTTACTGCATCAGTCGTCATGTTTGTTCCGACACATTACATTTTGAATTCGTTACAAAATGTTAACTGGCGTGTAAAAGAAGTTTTAATGAGTCTAACATTAATTGTGGGATTAGTTGTTTCAATGTCTTTAATAAATTATTTTGTTGCACTACCTATTTATACAACAGTTTTAAATTTTCCAATTGATGACTACTTCGGTTACGTTTTAGCAGTAGTAGCACCATTTAACTTGATTAAAGGGATTTTTCTAAGTGTGGGACAAATCCTTGTTCTAAAAATGGTTCCAAAATTATTAATAAAAAGAAATACAATATACCCAGCTTATAACTCATTGAAATTAAATTAA
- a CDS encoding segregation/condensation protein A: protein MEVDINDIPMTAITSQYIKYIEAMQELELDIIGEYLVMAATLLEIKSNILLPVEPSPDYEEDYEEGDPREILVQQLLLYQQFQTVATQLQIKQDERSRLFTRPMSDLTAYQEFVPLDEGALSLADLTDAMSVVLEKMASREPLEREIQHEAMTVSDQMEKIMAAFNFDTDHESVTLDQFIEYGTRNEIITTFLAMLELVRKQHLIFLQKSKDDPIQMKKLEEHDV from the coding sequence ATGGAAGTAGATATAAATGACATCCCCATGACTGCTATCACAAGCCAATACATTAAGTATATTGAGGCAATGCAAGAATTAGAACTCGATATTATAGGCGAATATCTCGTAATGGCAGCAACATTGTTAGAAATAAAGAGTAACATCTTACTACCGGTTGAACCGAGTCCAGATTATGAAGAGGATTATGAAGAAGGCGACCCTCGTGAGATACTTGTACAACAACTGCTTTTATATCAACAATTTCAAACTGTTGCAACACAATTGCAAATTAAACAAGACGAGAGGTCACGACTATTTACTCGTCCGATGTCAGATTTAACAGCTTACCAAGAATTTGTGCCTCTTGATGAAGGTGCTCTTTCACTCGCTGATTTAACAGACGCTATGTCGGTTGTACTTGAAAAAATGGCGAGTCGTGAGCCACTTGAACGGGAAATCCAACATGAAGCAATGACTGTTTCAGACCAAATGGAGAAAATAATGGCAGCTTTCAACTTCGATACTGATCATGAATCAGTAACGCTTGATCAATTTATCGAATATGGAACACGAAATGAAATTATAACGACTTTTCTAGCGATGTTAGAATTGGTTAGAAAGCAACATCTAATCTTTCTTCAAAAAAGTAAAGATGATCCAATTCAAATGAAGAAATTAGAGGAGCATGACGTGTGA
- a CDS encoding HU family DNA-binding protein — protein MANKAQLVEKVAEKTNLTKKDVTAAVEALFETIEETLASGDKVQVIGFGTFEVRDRAARKGRNPQTGEEIQIPASKVPGFKAGKALKEAVK, from the coding sequence ATGGCAAATAAAGCACAATTAGTAGAAAAAGTAGCAGAAAAAACAAACTTAACTAAGAAAGATGTTACAGCGGCAGTAGAGGCGTTATTCGAAACTATCGAAGAAACTTTAGCTTCTGGAGACAAAGTTCAAGTTATCGGTTTCGGTACATTTGAAGTTCGTGACAGAGCTGCTCGTAAAGGTCGTAACCCACAAACTGGAGAAGAAATTCAAATTCCAGCAAGTAAAGTACCAGGATTCAAAGCTGGTAAAGCACTTAAAGAAGCTGTAAAATAA
- the deoB gene encoding phosphopentomutase — translation MKFERIHLLVMDSVGIGEAADAKEFGDIGSNTLGNIAKTVGLKLPNLTKMGLGNIASLEGIDSVNEPSAYFTKLEEVSAGKDTMTGHWEIMGLRIDQPFRVFEDGFPKDLIEKIESFSNRKIVGNKPASGTEILDELGQHQIETGDLIVYTSADSVLQIAAHEDIIPLEELYKICEYAREITLEDPYMIGRIIARPYLGEAGNFERTSNRHDYALDPFGDTTLDYLKDESYDVISVGKIEDIFNSQGITEGHRTEDNMDGVDKLINVMDKKFKGLSFTNLVDFDAKFGHRRNTQGYADALEEFDARIPEIIEHMADNDLLIITADHGNDPTFAGTDHTREYVPILVYSKAINEPKELDATYFSDIAATISDNFSVKQTEEGKSFLNQLK, via the coding sequence ATGAAATTTGAAAGAATACATTTATTAGTTATGGATTCAGTTGGTATTGGAGAAGCAGCTGATGCTAAAGAATTTGGGGATATTGGATCAAATACTTTAGGTAACATAGCAAAAACAGTTGGTTTAAAATTACCAAATCTTACTAAAATGGGATTAGGTAATATTGCTTCATTAGAAGGTATTGATTCGGTAAATGAACCATCAGCTTACTTTACAAAGCTTGAAGAGGTATCTGCAGGTAAAGATACTATGACTGGTCACTGGGAAATTATGGGACTTCGTATCGATCAACCGTTTCGTGTGTTTGAAGATGGTTTTCCAAAAGATTTAATAGAAAAAATTGAAAGTTTTTCTAATCGAAAAATTGTAGGAAACAAACCAGCATCCGGAACTGAAATTTTGGATGAACTGGGTCAGCACCAGATTGAGACGGGTGATTTAATAGTATATACCTCAGCTGATTCTGTACTTCAAATTGCAGCTCATGAAGATATAATTCCATTAGAGGAATTATACAAAATTTGTGAGTACGCAAGAGAAATCACTCTAGAAGATCCTTATATGATTGGACGAATTATTGCTCGTCCATATTTAGGTGAAGCAGGGAATTTTGAAAGAACAAGTAATCGACATGATTATGCTCTTGATCCTTTTGGTGATACAACATTAGATTATTTAAAAGATGAATCTTATGATGTTATTTCGGTTGGTAAAATTGAAGATATTTTTAATAGTCAAGGAATTACTGAAGGCCACCGTACTGAAGATAATATGGACGGTGTTGATAAGTTAATTAACGTTATGGATAAAAAATTTAAAGGGCTAAGCTTTACTAACTTAGTTGATTTTGATGCCAAATTCGGTCACCGTCGTAATACTCAAGGATATGCTGATGCATTAGAAGAATTTGATGCACGTATCCCTGAAATTATTGAACACATGGCTGATAATGACTTATTAATTATTACTGCTGACCATGGTAATGATCCGACATTTGCAGGGACCGACCATACACGTGAATACGTTCCGATTTTAGTTTATAGTAAAGCAATTAATGAACCTAAAGAGCTAGACGCAACATACTTCAGTGATATTGCTGCAACAATTTCCGATAACTTCTCAGTTAAACAAACTGAAGAAGGCAAATCATTTTTAAACCAATTAAAATAA
- a CDS encoding LysM peptidoglycan-binding domain-containing protein produces the protein MSKEQDKDQEVFESEVEETVEETPSKKDSKPWNRKFGEDENLKNRQYSRTARNQPAKEATTLSKVLLFIIVVTVIAPFLLFIFVNAQRSNDEIPNRSAEQINISRNSEISQLSSADESESTSDESESVEESSSEISREPIEPEESIETVPETPPTPTVPEVPATPIETPPTTGGTYIVQAGDSWYGIARNNGVDLNALLNANGASTETAIFPGEAILLP, from the coding sequence ATGTCTAAAGAACAAGATAAAGATCAAGAAGTTTTCGAATCAGAGGTTGAAGAAACGGTCGAAGAGACGCCTTCAAAAAAAGATAGCAAACCTTGGAATCGTAAATTCGGAGAAGATGAAAATTTAAAAAACCGTCAGTATTCACGTACTGCACGCAACCAGCCTGCGAAAGAAGCAACTACACTTTCTAAAGTGTTATTATTTATAATTGTTGTTACAGTTATTGCTCCTTTTTTACTGTTTATTTTCGTTAACGCACAACGCAGTAATGATGAAATACCAAATCGCAGTGCAGAGCAAATTAATATTTCTAGAAATTCAGAGATATCACAATTATCAAGTGCCGATGAAAGTGAATCCACGTCTGATGAGAGTGAAAGTGTAGAGGAATCAAGTTCTGAAATCAGCAGGGAGCCAATTGAACCTGAGGAATCGATTGAAACAGTACCAGAAACGCCACCTACACCGACTGTTCCAGAAGTGCCTGCGACGCCAATTGAAACACCGCCGACAACAGGTGGAACGTATATTGTCCAAGCTGGAGATTCATGGTACGGTATTGCTAGAAATAACGGGGTGGATCTGAATGCTTTATTAAACGCCAATGGTGCGTCAACTGAAACTGCAATCTTCCCAGGAGAAGCTATTTTATTACCTTAG
- the rpsA gene encoding 30S ribosomal protein S1: protein MSEFVENQELNENEEVVEETESTEVEESMETMEDALDSVKEIKVGDTVQGDVLAFDDNQVRVSIQESGGLEGVIPRNELSATPVENLTDVVNIGDEIELVVLKPIKDKENGNFLLSKKRVDAKKVWEELQVKFENEEVIEAPVKNVVKGGLVVDAGVRGFVPASMVEDHFVEDFTPYVGQTLKFVIVEIEPSENRLILSHKEIARKESEAKRSERLADLAVGAVVEGTVARLVNFGAFIDLGGVDGLVHISRIAHEHVDKPSDYLTPGETVNVKVLSVDEEDGRVSLSIKDTLDGPWDNIEEKAPEGSELKGTVKRLTSFGAFVEVFAGVEGLVHISQIAHEHIATPHERLEEGQEIDVKVLSVDPEQNRLSLSVKALLEQPEGMEEAPAPAASNSNKPRRENNKRNTGNKKQNRQRNNFQDSSDDSDSGFTLADMLGDQLDQFKGE from the coding sequence ATGTCAGAGTTTGTAGAAAATCAAGAATTAAATGAGAACGAAGAAGTGGTTGAAGAGACAGAATCTACTGAGGTAGAAGAATCTATGGAGACTATGGAAGACGCTTTAGATAGCGTTAAAGAGATTAAAGTTGGAGATACTGTTCAAGGTGATGTATTAGCCTTTGATGACAATCAAGTGCGAGTTTCTATTCAAGAAAGTGGCGGACTTGAAGGAGTTATTCCACGTAATGAATTATCAGCTACACCTGTTGAAAATTTAACAGACGTTGTTAATATTGGTGATGAAATCGAATTAGTGGTATTAAAACCAATTAAAGATAAAGAAAATGGAAACTTTTTATTATCTAAAAAACGTGTAGATGCTAAAAAAGTTTGGGAAGAATTACAAGTTAAATTTGAAAACGAAGAAGTTATCGAAGCTCCAGTTAAAAACGTTGTAAAAGGCGGATTAGTTGTAGATGCTGGTGTTCGTGGATTCGTTCCAGCTTCAATGGTTGAAGATCACTTCGTAGAAGACTTCACACCATATGTTGGTCAAACTTTAAAATTTGTTATTGTTGAGATTGAACCAAGTGAAAACCGATTAATCTTATCTCATAAAGAAATTGCACGTAAAGAAAGCGAAGCAAAACGTTCTGAACGTTTAGCTGATTTAGCTGTTGGTGCAGTTGTTGAAGGTACAGTAGCTCGATTAGTAAACTTCGGTGCATTTATCGATTTAGGTGGCGTTGACGGACTAGTTCACATTAGCCGTATTGCTCACGAACACGTTGATAAACCAAGTGATTATTTAACACCAGGTGAAACTGTAAATGTTAAAGTTCTTTCTGTAGATGAAGAAGATGGACGCGTGTCATTATCAATTAAAGACACATTAGACGGACCATGGGATAACATCGAAGAAAAAGCTCCAGAAGGTTCAGAATTAAAAGGTACTGTTAAACGCTTAACTAGCTTTGGTGCCTTTGTTGAAGTCTTCGCAGGAGTTGAGGGATTAGTGCATATTTCACAAATCGCTCACGAACATATTGCAACACCTCACGAACGCCTTGAAGAAGGTCAAGAAATTGATGTTAAAGTATTAAGCGTAGATCCAGAACAAAACCGCTTATCACTTTCAGTTAAAGCTCTTTTAGAGCAACCAGAAGGTATGGAAGAAGCTCCAGCTCCTGCAGCTAGCAACTCTAACAAACCTCGTCGTGAAAACAACAAACGTAATACAGGTAACAAAAAACAAAACCGTCAAAGAAATAACTTCCAAGACTCATCTGATGACAGCGATTCAGGATTTACTTTAGCTGACATGTTAGGTGATCAATTAGACCAATTCAAAGGTGAATAG
- the scpB gene encoding SMC-Scp complex subunit ScpB translates to MNDLIKRVFGVLFVSGDDGVSRQELAQSLEEPVSKIDNCLDQLKLNFQMDELSPLEVVNFNQRYRLITKKELAKDVESYAQAPFSQNLSRASIETLSIIAYRQPITRMAIDEIRGVSSSSLIQKLVSRDLIKEIGRIEAPGRPVLYGVTDYFMDYFGLKSLDDLPEIEPIALNAELASEELFDLKEWPIELYNEENNQNEDE, encoded by the coding sequence GTGAATGATTTAATAAAAAGAGTATTTGGTGTATTGTTTGTATCAGGTGACGATGGGGTTAGTCGTCAAGAATTGGCTCAGAGTTTAGAAGAGCCCGTTAGCAAGATAGACAATTGTTTAGACCAATTAAAATTGAATTTTCAAATGGATGAGTTATCTCCTCTTGAAGTTGTCAATTTTAATCAAAGGTATCGTTTAATTACCAAGAAAGAATTAGCAAAAGATGTAGAAAGTTATGCACAGGCACCATTCTCACAAAATCTATCAAGAGCTTCGATTGAGACACTATCCATTATTGCATACAGACAGCCAATCACGCGAATGGCTATTGATGAAATAAGAGGAGTATCTTCGAGTAGTTTAATACAAAAACTAGTTTCTCGAGATCTTATAAAGGAAATTGGCCGTATAGAAGCGCCCGGTCGTCCTGTATTGTACGGCGTAACCGATTATTTTATGGATTATTTTGGTTTAAAATCATTAGATGATTTACCAGAAATTGAACCCATTGCATTGAATGCTGAACTTGCCTCTGAAGAATTGTTTGACTTGAAGGAATGGCCAATAGAATTATATAACGAAGAAAATAATCAGAATGAGGATGAGTAA
- the der gene encoding ribosome biogenesis GTPase Der, with the protein MSKVPVVALVGRPNVGKSTIFNRLIGERVSIVEDHPGVTRDRIYATGKWIGKEYRLIDTGGIDMSNEPLMNQVRYQADLAMDEADVIVMVTSVREGVTNEDEAVAQRLHRTNKPVVLAINKADNPEQRQMVYDFYTLGLGEPIPISGSHGTGIGDLLDEIVGLFPEDSSDTDDDDSIKFSFIGRPNVGKSSLVNSILKEERVIVSNIEGTTREAVDTKFKTADGKEYTMIDTAGIRKKGKVWENTEKYSVMRALSAIERSDIVCMVLDAETGIIEQDKRVAGYAYEAGKGIIIIVNKWDAVDKSDNKFDEFTKEIRKEFQYLRFAPILFVSAMTGQRLNKLPELINMIHENRGRRVQSSVLNNVLMDAVAMNPTPTDKGRRLKIYYMTQVAVNPPTFVVFVNDVELMHFSYERFLENQLRESFFFEGTPIHIITRARS; encoded by the coding sequence ATGAGTAAAGTTCCAGTAGTCGCTTTAGTAGGTCGTCCTAATGTTGGAAAATCTACAATATTCAATCGACTTATCGGAGAAAGAGTTTCAATTGTTGAAGATCACCCTGGTGTAACTCGTGATCGTATATATGCAACTGGTAAGTGGATTGGTAAAGAATATCGATTGATTGATACCGGTGGTATTGACATGAGCAATGAACCATTGATGAATCAAGTTCGTTACCAAGCCGATTTAGCTATGGATGAGGCTGATGTCATAGTAATGGTAACTAGTGTACGAGAAGGAGTTACTAACGAAGACGAAGCAGTAGCTCAAAGATTGCACCGTACCAACAAACCAGTTGTACTTGCAATCAATAAAGCTGATAATCCAGAACAACGTCAAATGGTATATGATTTCTACACACTTGGATTAGGAGAACCAATACCTATTTCTGGTTCTCACGGTACTGGTATCGGTGATTTACTAGATGAGATAGTTGGATTATTTCCAGAGGACTCTAGTGATACAGATGATGATGATTCAATTAAATTTAGTTTTATTGGGCGTCCAAACGTTGGTAAATCAAGTTTAGTGAATTCAATCTTAAAAGAAGAACGTGTCATTGTTTCCAATATTGAAGGAACTACACGTGAAGCTGTAGATACTAAATTCAAAACTGCAGATGGAAAAGAATATACGATGATTGATACTGCAGGTATTCGAAAAAAAGGTAAAGTTTGGGAGAATACTGAGAAATATAGTGTAATGCGAGCTTTATCAGCTATTGAACGAAGTGATATTGTTTGTATGGTTTTAGATGCAGAAACTGGTATTATCGAACAAGATAAACGAGTAGCGGGATATGCATATGAAGCAGGAAAAGGTATTATAATTATTGTTAATAAATGGGATGCAGTTGATAAAAGTGATAATAAATTTGATGAATTTACGAAGGAAATTCGTAAGGAGTTTCAATATTTACGTTTTGCTCCGATTCTTTTTGTTAGTGCTATGACTGGTCAAAGATTAAATAAACTTCCAGAATTAATTAATATGATTCATGAAAATCGTGGAAGACGTGTTCAATCATCCGTCTTAAATAACGTATTGATGGATGCAGTAGCTATGAACCCTACGCCTACAGACAAAGGAAGACGATTAAAGATTTACTACATGACGCAAGTTGCAGTGAATCCACCGACATTCGTAGTCTTTGTTAATGATGTGGAATTAATGCACTTTAGTTACGAACGATTTTTAGAGAATCAGCTACGTGAAAGCTTTTTCTTTGAAGGAACACCAATACATATAATTACGCGAGCGCGTTCATAA
- a CDS encoding purine-nucleoside phosphorylase: protein MFTEATDYIKAQGITEPTIGLFLGSGLGDLADEIEEAIEVDYHDIPNFPVSTVEGHDGKLVYGTLAGKKVIALKGRFHYYEGYDLAKVTFPVRIFKELGVESVIITNAAGGVNETFAPGDLMIITDHLNLTGENPLNGQNIKEHGPRFVDMTETYSLRGQQILRDIAKENDFPIKEGVYTWFTGPTYETPAEIRATRTLGGDAVGMSTVPEAIVAKHSGLEVIGISCITNLAAGMQAELNHEEVVEVSTQVKPRFKLLITELMSRI, encoded by the coding sequence ATGTTTACAGAAGCGACTGATTATATTAAAGCTCAAGGAATTACTGAACCAACGATAGGTTTATTCTTAGGATCAGGTTTAGGGGATCTAGCTGATGAGATTGAAGAAGCCATTGAAGTTGATTATCATGATATACCAAACTTTCCAGTGTCTACAGTTGAAGGTCACGATGGAAAATTAGTTTACGGAACATTAGCTGGAAAAAAAGTGATCGCATTAAAAGGTCGTTTCCATTATTATGAAGGATATGACTTAGCCAAAGTAACTTTTCCAGTTCGTATCTTTAAAGAATTAGGTGTAGAGTCAGTTATTATTACAAATGCTGCTGGTGGTGTTAACGAAACATTTGCCCCTGGAGATTTAATGATTATTACTGACCATTTGAATTTAACTGGTGAAAACCCTCTAAACGGACAAAATATTAAAGAGCACGGACCACGATTTGTTGATATGACAGAAACTTACAGTCTACGTGGACAACAAATTTTACGAGATATTGCGAAAGAAAATGATTTTCCAATCAAAGAAGGTGTATACACTTGGTTTACTGGACCAACATATGAAACGCCTGCTGAGATAAGAGCAACACGTACATTAGGTGGAGATGCGGTTGGAATGTCAACAGTTCCCGAAGCAATTGTAGCGAAACATAGTGGCTTAGAAGTGATTGGTATTTCTTGTATAACGAACCTTGCAGCTGGAATGCAAGCTGAACTAAACCATGAAGAAGTTGTGGAGGTTTCTACGCAAGTGAAACCAAGATTTAAACTACTTATTACAGAATTAATGAGCCGAATTTAA
- a CDS encoding tetratricopeptide repeat protein — MTILDEILEDLGNVETIEEQRLVIIDYIERASVDSSYIPALESLADVLFKTGSINQGLTVLIELYELKQYKKYAKRIVKKLYQYEEYDKAYFYWLDLAKSDKDDPELKLLEARLLKQLNRHTEAIDMYRKLIKQFPTLAEAYEDLGDIYLEQHNTSQAENYYRAIYNYLDDYGNIRDVRLKLVEVESLKEILDLAAVQQLEKDDRIPLETEDEFFVFANVFASLYQFEKAIEYAKKALQKSPNNINYSLLLIELYKATGQKTSLYKELAWSAKTLPPFDPTILKIAKVAYDVDHLNDEIIQKLIDFSNLIDNSEDFYLVTDIIVNYYLKQGDAAQALHLLRVLEGQQIDHEYMSYHFAIVYEELGLTDKAEEDYLTALEYILPQEELAFRVANFYLSNNEIDKALEISTRYQNTLYDIPKLKTLRKEICSRNDLSDLDEFKEWE, encoded by the coding sequence ATGACTATCTTAGATGAGATATTAGAAGACTTAGGAAATGTTGAAACAATTGAGGAGCAACGTTTAGTTATTATTGATTATATAGAACGAGCAAGTGTGGATAGTAGTTATATTCCCGCGTTAGAAAGCTTGGCAGATGTATTATTTAAAACTGGTTCTATTAACCAAGGGTTAACTGTCTTAATTGAATTATATGAATTGAAACAATACAAAAAATATGCGAAGCGAATTGTAAAAAAATTATATCAATATGAAGAATACGATAAAGCTTATTTTTATTGGTTAGACTTAGCTAAGTCTGACAAAGATGATCCTGAGCTCAAATTATTAGAAGCAAGGCTACTGAAGCAATTGAATCGTCACACTGAAGCAATTGATATGTATCGTAAGCTGATTAAGCAATTTCCAACTTTAGCAGAAGCATACGAAGATCTAGGTGATATATACTTAGAACAACACAATACGAGTCAAGCAGAGAACTATTATAGAGCTATTTATAATTACTTAGATGATTATGGAAATATAAGAGATGTTCGGTTGAAACTTGTAGAAGTAGAATCTTTAAAAGAAATTTTAGACTTGGCAGCCGTTCAGCAATTAGAAAAAGATGATCGTATACCTCTTGAAACTGAAGATGAGTTCTTTGTGTTTGCAAATGTTTTTGCTTCATTATACCAATTTGAAAAAGCGATTGAATATGCTAAAAAAGCATTACAAAAGAGTCCAAATAATATTAATTATTCGCTTCTATTAATAGAACTTTACAAGGCAACGGGGCAAAAAACGAGTCTTTATAAAGAACTAGCATGGTCTGCAAAAACACTGCCACCATTTGATCCAACTATTTTAAAAATTGCAAAAGTTGCTTATGATGTGGATCACTTAAATGATGAAATTATTCAAAAATTAATTGATTTTTCAAATCTAATAGATAATAGTGAAGATTTTTATTTAGTTACTGATATTATTGTCAACTACTATTTAAAACAAGGTGATGCTGCTCAAGCTTTACATTTACTCCGAGTTTTGGAAGGGCAGCAAATCGATCATGAGTATATGAGTTATCACTTTGCAATTGTGTATGAAGAATTGGGTCTAACTGATAAAGCAGAGGAAGATTACTTAACTGCACTGGAATATATACTGCCTCAAGAGGAGCTAGCTTTCCGTGTTGCTAATTTTTATCTATCTAATAATGAAATTGACAAAGCCTTAGAAATTTCAACGCGTTATCAAAATACACTTTATGATATACCAAAATTAAAGACATTAAGAAAAGAAATTTGTTCACGAAATGACTTATCAGATTTAGATGAATTTAAAGAGTGGGAGTAA
- a CDS encoding rRNA pseudouridine synthase: MERLQKVMANAGVASRRKSEDLIVEGHVKVNGELITTLGTKVSKSDIIEVDGVPIYKEEPKYIMLYKPKNVISAVSDPTDRKVVVDFIHGVQERIYPIGRLDYDTTGLILLTNDGDFANLLMHPRYNIDKVYIATVNGIIETKALKKLEQGIVIDGRKTSKAKAKVISINKEKKTSVVQLTIHEGWNHQVKNMFEAVGHTVYRLKRERFSFLDLGGLQPSEWRDLTAFEVDKLKKIAMAEEE; this comes from the coding sequence ATGGAAAGATTACAAAAAGTAATGGCGAATGCTGGTGTCGCAAGTCGACGTAAAAGTGAGGATCTAATCGTTGAAGGTCACGTAAAAGTAAACGGAGAATTAATAACTACTCTGGGTACGAAAGTATCAAAAAGTGATATTATTGAAGTCGATGGCGTGCCGATTTATAAAGAAGAACCAAAATATATTATGCTTTATAAACCAAAAAATGTTATAAGTGCAGTGAGTGACCCTACGGATCGTAAAGTAGTCGTTGATTTCATTCATGGCGTGCAGGAACGTATTTATCCAATTGGACGCTTAGATTATGACACAACTGGTTTAATCTTATTAACTAATGATGGGGATTTTGCGAATTTATTAATGCATCCAAGGTACAATATTGATAAAGTATATATCGCAACTGTCAATGGGATAATAGAAACTAAAGCACTGAAGAAATTAGAACAAGGTATTGTAATTGATGGAAGAAAAACATCTAAAGCGAAAGCTAAAGTTATCTCTATCAATAAAGAGAAGAAAACTTCCGTTGTTCAACTTACAATTCACGAAGGTTGGAACCACCAAGTAAAAAATATGTTTGAAGCTGTTGGTCATACAGTGTACCGTCTTAAACGTGAGCGATTCTCATTTCTAGATTTAGGAGGATTACAACCAAGTGAGTGGCGTGACTTAACGGCATTTGAAGTTGATAAACTAAAAAAAATAGCAATGGCTGAAGAAGAATAA
- a CDS encoding (d)CMP kinase codes for MSNYQIAIDGPSSSGKSSVAQEIAKELNIIYIDTGAMYRAVTLAALQANIEPSDSENIKKLLPTIELNFTRSAEDAQEMYLNDKNVSREIRSDEVTANVSEVSAYSFVREELVEIQRNMASTHSVVMDGRDIGTVVLPNAPYKFFLNASAEVRAMRRYKENIQKGLSNQSLEEIEKSIIARDHYDSNREHSPLVKADDAIELETSNLSVQQVVNIIIEQLDK; via the coding sequence ATGTCGAATTATCAAATTGCTATTGACGGACCGTCATCATCTGGAAAAAGTTCAGTTGCGCAAGAAATTGCTAAAGAGTTAAATATTATATATATAGATACTGGCGCAATGTACCGAGCTGTTACATTAGCTGCTTTGCAAGCAAATATCGAACCAAGTGATTCTGAAAATATAAAAAAACTGTTGCCGACAATAGAATTGAATTTTACCCGATCAGCAGAGGATGCACAGGAAATGTACTTAAATGACAAGAACGTTAGTCGAGAAATACGGTCAGACGAAGTAACTGCTAATGTTTCAGAGGTATCAGCTTATTCTTTTGTTCGAGAAGAATTAGTGGAAATTCAACGTAATATGGCTAGCACACACTCTGTCGTCATGGATGGAAGAGATATTGGTACCGTAGTATTACCGAATGCACCATATAAATTCTTCTTGAATGCATCAGCAGAAGTACGTGCAATGCGCCGTTACAAAGAGAATATTCAAAAGGGTTTGTCAAATCAATCTCTTGAAGAAATTGAAAAAAGTATCATAGCGCGTGATCATTATGATTCAAATCGTGAACATAGTCCCTTGGTTAAAGCAGATGATGCGATTGAGTTAGAAACTAGTAATTTATCTGTGCAACAAGTTGTAAATATAATAATTGAACAGTTAGATAAATAA